The Aliiroseovarius sediminilitoris region ATCAGCCGCTCCGAGGTCGGGCGGCTGGGAACCGCCATCATCTTCGTTGTCGGGGTGATGATCTATACCGGTGCGCGGTTTGCGCATGTGGATCAGCTTTACCTGTTGGTCGCTGCCGCCGTTATCGGTGCTTACATGGCGATGAATATCGGTGCCAATGACGTGGCCAACAATGTCGGCCCCGCCGTCGGCTCTTTTGCGCTGAGCCTGACGGGCGCAATCGTGATCGCGGCACTGTTTGAAGCCGCAGGCGCCATCATCGCGGGCGGAGACGTGGTTTCGACCGTGAAGAAAGGCATTATCGACCCCGCCGACGTGCCCGACCCGGATGTCTTTATCTGGGTAATGATGGGGGCTTTGATCGGGGCTGCCCTTTGGCTGAATGCCGCCACATGGTTGGGCGCGCCGGTGTCGACCACCCATGCCATCGTGGGCGGCGTGATGGGTGCGGGGATCGCTGCGGTGGGCTGGGATGTCGTCAACTGGGATTCGATGGGCAAAATCGCCCTGAGCTGGGTGATCTCACCCGTGACCGGGGGCGTCATCGCCGCATTGTTTCTGTATGCGCTGAAAAAGATGATCTTTTTCAAACCGCAACCTGTGGAAGCCGCTCGAAAAGTTGTTCCTTTCATGATCGGTATCATGGCCTGGGCCTTCACCACCTATATCGCGCTGAAAGGGATCAAGAGCCTGATCAAGATCGACTTCACCAACGCCATTCTGATCGGATTGGTCGTGGGGTTGGTTGCTATCGTTGTTGTTCGCCCGATGATCAACAAGGTCGCACCCACGCTGCCAGACACACGCGAGGGGGTGAACAAACTTTTTACCACGCCGCTGATCATCTCGGCAGCTCTTCTGAGCTTTGCACATGGCGCAAATGATGTGGCGAATGCCGTCGGCCCGCTGGCCGGAGTGGTCGATGCTCTGACAAATACGCAAGGCGGTGCGTCCAAGGTGGCGATCCCGCTTTGGGTGATGGTGATCGGTGCGCTTGGAATCTCGGTCGGTCTGGCATTGTTTGGGCCGAAGCTGATCCGCACCGTTGGGTCAGAGATCACCGAACTGGATCGGTCGCGTGCCTTTTGTATTGCGCTCGCTGCTGCCATCACAGTGATCATCGCCAGCCAACTTGGGATGCCGATCAGCTCGACCCATGTGGCGTTGGGAGCTGTTTTCGGCGTCGGCTTTTTGCGCGAATTTCTGGAAACCCGGATGAGCAAAGTGGTCGAGGAGGTGTTGATCCAACACCGGGGCGAACAGGATTTCGCCACCGTCGAACAGGTGCTGATGTCTTTTCAGAACGCACCGCCTGAGGACAAGTTGCGTATTCTGGAAAAGCTGAAGAAAATGGGGCCAGATGCGGTGATTGACGCCGCCGAACGCAAGATGCTTCAAAAGGCGTTGAAGCGCCAATTGGTGCACCGCGCATCGCTTTTGAAGATCGTGTCGGCATGGATCATTACCGTGCCGGTTTCTGCGGTGCTTGCGGCCATGTTCTATTTCGTGCTGCGCGGCATGATGCTGCCATAGGAGTGGGCACCTCAAGATGATGAAGAAATCCCTTTTGCCGGTCATCCTTTTGGTGCTTGGCTTTGGCTTTTGGCTTAGCCGCGATTTTCAAGAGATCGCCGCCGGCGTCGCGATCTTCCTGTTCGGCATGTTGATGCTGGAAGACGGCTTCAAGCTGTTCAGCGGCGGCTTTTTGGAAACCGTGCTTGAAAAGACAACAGGCTCGGTCGCCAAATCCATGGGGTTTGGCATCCTGTCGACCACGATCATGCAATCCAGTTCGCTGGTGTCGGTGATCACCATCTCGTTTCTGTCCGCTGGCCTGATTTCGCTGATTGCAGGGGTCGGGATCATCTTTGGTGCCAATATCGGCACCACAACGGGGGCGTGGCTGGTGGCGGGCTTCGGGCTGAAAGTGAACATCGCGTCCTATGCGTTGCCAATGTTGGCCATCGCCATTGTGCTGGTGTTCCAGAAAAACAAGTATCTGCGCGGCGCAGGGTTGGTCCTTGCCGGGCTGGGGTTCCTGTTTCTGGGCATTCACTACATGAAAGAGGGGTTCGAGTCGTTCAAAGACCAGTTCGACCTGACCCGATTTGCCATGACCGGGCTTCTGGGGCTGCTGGTTTATACGCTGGTCGGGGCAGCGGCGACCGTGGTCATGCAGTCCAGCCACGCCACGATGACGCTGATCATTACCGCGCTGGCGGCAGGGCAGATTTCCTATGAGAACGCGCTGGCGCTTGCAATCGGGGCCAATATCGGCACCACCATCACTGCGATTATCGGATCTTTCACGGCGAATTATCAGGGCAAACGCCTGGCTCTGGCTCATCTGATCTTCAACCTCGTGACTGCGGGGGTTGCGCTGGTGTTCATTGGGCCAATCCGTCAGAGCGTCGATCTCGTCTCGGCCGGAGTTGGTATAGCGGACACGGATTTCGCCCTGAAACTGGCGGTATTCCATACGATCTTCAACACGCTGGGGGTCGTGTTGATGCTGCCGCTTTTGAACCGTTTGATCCGCTTTCTGGAACGTGTGATCACGCCGCCAGAGGAAGACTTGAGCCAGCCCAAATATCTGTCCGAAGCGGTGGACGAATTTCCGCAGACCGTCGAGGTCGCCATGCGGCGCGAGGTCAAACACCTTTATGACAACGCCGTGGAATTGATCTTGCACGGGCTAAACCTGCACCGCGATGAGGTGTTTGCCTCGAAAGACATCGCCGCAACCGTTCGAGCCAGTCGCAAACCGGTCGAATTTGACATCGACGAACGGTATGAGGCGCGGGTCAAGACGCTCTATTCCGCGATTGTCGAGTTCGCCACGCGCATCGGGTCAAAGGACATGCCGGCGGATGTGATGGATGACATCTATACGCTGCGGGATGTGGCTGGGCGGATCGTCCGGGCCGTAAAGGCGGTCAAGCATTTGCGTCGCAACGTCAACCGCTACACGGTGCGCCGGCAGGGGGCCGCGACCGATCTCTATAACCAGCTTCGCACCGAAATCGCGCGCATCCTTGTCGAAATTCGACAACTGGATCTGGCAGACCCCGACGACCGCTCAAGCCTGTGGCTGGATCAGGAGAGGATGCAAGTAGAAACCGACGGACGCGAGACAAACACACGGATCGAGGCATTGATCCGCCAACGCGAGCTGGATGCGTCGGTCGCGACTTCGTTTCTGAACGATTCCAGCTATGCCTATTCGGCGATGCGCGATCTGCTTGGGGCCGCGCGGGCGTATTATATTGAAAGCGAGGACGCCATGGCCGAGGTCGAACGCATTCTCGCGCTTGATGATGACGAACTGATGGCCATCGTCCGGGACGCGATCAACGACAAACAGAAGGATATGGCGCAATGATTATAGATGGCAGTTACAGGCCCAGACCCATTGGGCCATATCATGTGCTGTCGCAACCAGGGGGCCACCATGGGACTTGAAAATAGCGTTGAGAAACTCGACAAATATTACGCTCGGCTTGAGCAAGGGAAGGCGCAGAAGATCAAGCCATCCCATGTCGACAAGATATTGTCGAAACTTGAGGCGAAAGCCCGATTGCTTCAGGCAGAACTTGATGAGACGACGAAGTCATCGAAAAAAGAACGGCTGGCGACAAAACTCGATATGGTGCGCGAGCAGCAGAAGCGCGCGCGCTGGCTGAAAGACAAGATCGGCGATGCCTGAGGGCATTATCTGACGTCTGGCCAACTCCGTGCTGATCGCGTGGGGCCGTCCGGGTCAGCGCATTTTGTAGGGCGCAAGACTGGCCGAGAAGACCTCGATAAACTCAAGCGAGATCATTGAGGGCTGTTTCAGCGTCGGACGCACCAGCGATAACCGATGCGGAATGGCGGGCGTGAAAGGGCGATGATCCAGGCCCTGACCCACATATTTTGCCGCATCCAACGCGCTGACAACCGAGACACCGATCCCTTGGCAAACCATCTCGCAGGCGGCGGTGAACTGTCGCGATTCCACCAGTGAATTTATGGTGGTGTTGGCTTTCTGAAAGGCTTCGTTCAGATCGCGAAAAAATGTGCTGTCTCGGCGTGTGTGGATCAGGTTTTCATCGGCCAGATCGCTTGGGCCGATCTGTTTGAGTGCTGCCAGTCGGTGCCCTGTCGGAAATACGCAGACGGTGCGGATGTCGATATTTTCACTTTCGACGGCGGGATGTCCTTCGAACCCGTCAGTGATGCCGAAATCATACTGTTCACCCACCATCCATTCCAGAATGCGTTCAGGGCGGTCCGGTTCCAGCGTGACGCTGACACCGGGGCGGTCGCGCAGGAATGCCGCCACGACGCCGGGCAGGTGGCTGGTCGCAAAACCGGGCAGGCAGGCAATGCGCAGATGCCCGGCCTTCTTTTCGGTGATGTTCTGGCTGGCTTCCGAGATTTGGTGCATCATTTCAAGCACCCGCCGGATGTCGGGCAGCAGAAACCGGACTTCCTGGGTCGGCACCAGTCGCCCGTCACGACGATTGAACAGGTCGAAGCCCAGAACCTCGCGCAGATCGGACAGAAGGCGACTCACCGCAGGTTGGCTGATGCCCAGTTCCAGCGCGCCGCGTGTCATGGAACCGTGATGTGTGACCGCCATAAGGGCCTCTAACTGGCGCAGGCGCAGCGAATGTGACATGCGATCTTCCTTCCGGGACAGGGGCAGCGTAGCAGTATAATGCTGTGTTATAAAACTGTTACATCAAATATTCTTGCATTATGCCATGTGGGATGTAACCCTTTTGCCAGACACGCGGTTCGGGTCGGGCAACTCGGCTGATCTGACTGCGTGCCACACCTGGGAAACGCACCGCAGCTGGTGCAAGGGAGGATGAAGTGAAAAAGCTCGTGTTTGGCGCAATTGCTGCCGCAACCACCGCGATGTCCCCAATCGGGGCCTCCGCGCAAACCGAAATTCAATTCTGGCACGCCTTTACCGGACGTCTTGGCGAGCTTGTGGCCGCGCAGGTCGAGGAGTTCAACGCAAGCCAGAGCGATTACAAAGTCGTCGCCAGCCACAAAGGTAACTATTCCGAGACGTTGAATGCCGGCATCGCGGCGTTCCGCGCTGGTGAACAACCTCATGTTCTGATGGTGTTCGAGGTTGGCACGGCGACCATGATGGCCGCCGAGGGCGCCATCAAGCCAGTCTATGAAGTAATGGCCGAAAG contains the following coding sequences:
- a CDS encoding inorganic phosphate transporter, with translation MKVKEYLKIESATHISRSEVGRLGTAIIFVVGVMIYTGARFAHVDQLYLLVAAAVIGAYMAMNIGANDVANNVGPAVGSFALSLTGAIVIAALFEAAGAIIAGGDVVSTVKKGIIDPADVPDPDVFIWVMMGALIGAALWLNAATWLGAPVSTTHAIVGGVMGAGIAAVGWDVVNWDSMGKIALSWVISPVTGGVIAALFLYALKKMIFFKPQPVEAARKVVPFMIGIMAWAFTTYIALKGIKSLIKIDFTNAILIGLVVGLVAIVVVRPMINKVAPTLPDTREGVNKLFTTPLIISAALLSFAHGANDVANAVGPLAGVVDALTNTQGGASKVAIPLWVMVIGALGISVGLALFGPKLIRTVGSEITELDRSRAFCIALAAAITVIIASQLGMPISSTHVALGAVFGVGFLREFLETRMSKVVEEVLIQHRGEQDFATVEQVLMSFQNAPPEDKLRILEKLKKMGPDAVIDAAERKMLQKALKRQLVHRASLLKIVSAWIITVPVSAVLAAMFYFVLRGMMLP
- a CDS encoding LysR substrate-binding domain-containing protein translates to MSHSLRLRQLEALMAVTHHGSMTRGALELGISQPAVSRLLSDLREVLGFDLFNRRDGRLVPTQEVRFLLPDIRRVLEMMHQISEASQNITEKKAGHLRIACLPGFATSHLPGVVAAFLRDRPGVSVTLEPDRPERILEWMVGEQYDFGITDGFEGHPAVESENIDIRTVCVFPTGHRLAALKQIGPSDLADENLIHTRRDSTFFRDLNEAFQKANTTINSLVESRQFTAACEMVCQGIGVSVVSALDAAKYVGQGLDHRPFTPAIPHRLSLVRPTLKQPSMISLEFIEVFSASLAPYKMR
- a CDS encoding Na/Pi cotransporter family protein gives rise to the protein MMKKSLLPVILLVLGFGFWLSRDFQEIAAGVAIFLFGMLMLEDGFKLFSGGFLETVLEKTTGSVAKSMGFGILSTTIMQSSSLVSVITISFLSAGLISLIAGVGIIFGANIGTTTGAWLVAGFGLKVNIASYALPMLAIAIVLVFQKNKYLRGAGLVLAGLGFLFLGIHYMKEGFESFKDQFDLTRFAMTGLLGLLVYTLVGAAATVVMQSSHATMTLIITALAAGQISYENALALAIGANIGTTITAIIGSFTANYQGKRLALAHLIFNLVTAGVALVFIGPIRQSVDLVSAGVGIADTDFALKLAVFHTIFNTLGVVLMLPLLNRLIRFLERVITPPEEDLSQPKYLSEAVDEFPQTVEVAMRREVKHLYDNAVELILHGLNLHRDEVFASKDIAATVRASRKPVEFDIDERYEARVKTLYSAIVEFATRIGSKDMPADVMDDIYTLRDVAGRIVRAVKAVKHLRRNVNRYTVRRQGAATDLYNQLRTEIARILVEIRQLDLADPDDRSSLWLDQERMQVETDGRETNTRIEALIRQRELDASVATSFLNDSSYAYSAMRDLLGAARAYYIESEDAMAEVERILALDDDELMAIVRDAINDKQKDMAQ